The following proteins are co-located in the Gammaproteobacteria bacterium genome:
- a CDS encoding rubredoxin — translation MSATLYKAYMCVICGFVYDEAKGLPGEGFPPGTRWEDIPPNWVCPDCGAGKDEFEMVEI, via the coding sequence ATGAGTGCCACGCTCTACAAGGCCTATATGTGCGTCATTTGCGGGTTCGTCTACGACGAGGCCAAGGGTCTGCCCGGGGAGGGTTTTCCGCCCGGGACGCGCTGGGAGGACATCCCTCCGAACTGGGTCTGCCCGGACTGCGGCGCGGGCAAGGATGAATTCGAGATGGTGGAGATTTGA
- a CDS encoding hydroxymethylpyrimidine/phosphomethylpyrimidine kinase, with amino-acid sequence MQDPLSHVPVVLALSGSDPSGGAGIQADIEALASHGCHCAPVITTVTVQDTQDIKSYAPLDGTLIMEQARAVLEDMPVAAIKIGLLGSVEAVEAIHSLLHDYPDIPVVLDPVLASGGGTVLVDDELIEALSSLLLPNTTVFTPNSLEARSLAPEADNLDACAMALLDRGCEFVLITGTHENTVHVVNTLYGNHRVLETYTWERLPGSFHGSGCTLAASIAGLLAQGLEPFSAIHEAQEYTWEALAHGYRAGMGQPIPNRLFWAQARED; translated from the coding sequence ATGCAAGATCCGCTCAGCCACGTCCCTGTCGTCCTGGCGTTGTCGGGCAGTGATCCCAGTGGTGGCGCGGGCATCCAGGCCGACATCGAGGCGCTGGCCAGTCACGGCTGCCACTGTGCCCCGGTGATCACCACCGTCACGGTGCAGGACACCCAGGACATCAAGAGCTATGCGCCGCTGGACGGCACGCTGATCATGGAACAGGCGCGCGCCGTGCTCGAGGACATGCCAGTGGCCGCCATCAAGATCGGTCTGCTCGGCAGCGTCGAGGCGGTCGAGGCGATCCACTCGCTGCTGCACGACTATCCGGACATCCCGGTGGTGCTCGACCCGGTGCTTGCCTCCGGCGGCGGCACCGTGCTGGTCGATGACGAACTGATCGAGGCCCTCAGCAGTCTGCTGCTGCCCAACACCACCGTCTTCACACCCAACAGCCTGGAGGCGCGCAGCCTCGCTCCCGAGGCCGACAACCTGGATGCCTGCGCCATGGCGCTGCTCGACCGGGGCTGCGAATTCGTGCTGATCACCGGCACCCACGAAAATACTGTGCATGTGGTGAATACGCTCTACGGCAACCACCGCGTACTGGAGACCTACACCTGGGAACGCCTGCCCGGCAGCTTTCATGGCTCGGGCTGCACCCTGGCGGCAAGTATCGCCGGTCTGCTCGCCCAGGGTCTGGAGCCGTTCTCGGCCATCCACGAGGCGCAGGAATATACCTGGGAGGCCCTCGCCCACGGCTACCGCGCGGGTATGGGCCAGCCGATCCCGAACCGCCTGTTCTGGGCGCAGGCGAGAGAGGACTGA